The DNA segment GCAACTACACCTGCTTCTTCCCACGATAAGTGTTCAGGTTTTTTCTCCACTTGTTCAGCAGAAATAACGACTTTTTCTGCAAATGTCCCGTTATCCGGCATTCCTAAAATATCGAAACCCGCTGGTGGAGCATCACTATTATCGTACCAACGGAGAGCTGGATTAATCATAACTTCATCTCCAACAGAAAAACCCTCGACACTTTCTCCTATCGAATCAATTACCCCTGCACCATCTGAACCGAGTATTAGTGCTTGTCCTTCGTCTCCAAGACGATTCGGAATAATTAAATCACGTCGATTTAAGCCAGCAACTTTAATTGACACTACTACTTGTCCTTCTTGTGCGGTTGGTTCATCCATTTCTTTTAGCTTAAGTTCTCCTAGTTCATGTACAAATGCTTTCATGACTATCATCCTTTCTGACATTAACTTGAATTTATAGAGTTTAATAGATAAGAGTAACATATACTAAAATCACGATTGTATATACATGTCTTTACTTCCGAAACTCCTCATACAGGGTTAGTTTTGTATAAATGGTTTCTAATATTGGAACGTCAAGATTATGATTTTTAGCTTTTTCAAGCAAATACCCTTGTAGATGCTCTACTTCTATTGGCAATGATTTTTCGATATCTCGCTGCATCGAAGATTTCATGCCTTCATTCAATCCATTCATTCGTTTCAATTGAATGTCAGCAATGTCGTCCTTAATCGGTGCATTAATTTTCTTCATTATTAATACAATTTCATTTAATAAGGCTGAAATGATTCGTTGGCCTGATTCTAAATTCCGTATGGGTCCGATTGAAGACTCCATTAACGACGTAATCCCTGACATAGTCGTGATGAATAAATATTTATGCCACATATCTTGATTAATGTTATCACTTAAAACAAATTCAGCTTTTGACTCTTCAAATACGTATTTTAAACGTTCTATACGAGGGCTTCTTTCTCCTGTTCTTTCGCCGTATACTAGCTGATGAATCGGACTTGTTTGTACGATTGTCCCAAATTCATTTAGCGTTGACTCTATAAAGCACAGACCACCAATTACCATATCTTCACCGAAAGCCTTAACCAGCTCATCCATATGTGAAATACCATTTAATAGAGGTAAAATGATTCCGTCATCTTTTAAATGAAGGCGAATATCATCAATTGCCGCAGTTAATTGATACGACTTCGTTGAAATCATAATCACATCGAACTTTTCCTCAGTTTCACCAGCCAGTAGTAAACGAGGAGATAATTCAATGTTTCCGTTAACACTCTCTATTTTTAAACCTGTTTTTTCTAGTTGTTTTTTTCTATTCTCTCTAACCAGAAACGTAACATCTTCCCCTTTTTCAATAAGCCTTCCTCCAAAATAACCACCGATTGCACCTGCACCAACCACAAGAATTTTCATAGATTAAATCCTCTTTTCTGTTTTTATGTCTTGTATAACTACTAATTGGGTCAATCACATAATTCATCAAACTGGATAAAAACAAAGATTTTGTCGATTTCCGTTACAGTTTCGAAGCAAGCGTAGCGATGCAGCGCACTTTCATGTTTCGAAGCTAGCAAAGCGATGCAGAAACAGAAACAGGCAGAAGCATTCTGTGGATCACTCCTGGGAATCATTTTCCCGCTGGAAAGATATTGATGAACTGAATATCTTTGCAACGAGTAACCACAGGAGGGCATGTTTGTCTCGGCACCTTTCACTTCAATCAAAATCCATAAGAATTCCCTTCAAATATACATGTATTAAACAAAATGCATTTTTGAAATTCACACAATTTACTACCTCTTTTATACTACACTATTCAGAAAATTATTCTATTTTACTATACTTTTGTTTCTAACAATACGTTAAAGTTACATATAAAATTTCAGATTCTAATACAAAAAGGCCCTACAAGGAGACGTATCACCTTGTAGGGCTTCTAGATTAGTTCTCTTCTACTTCACTACGATTTTTCTTGAATATCTTCGATAATACTTCATAAACGATTGGTACAGCAATTAACGTTAATAATGTTGAACTTGCTAAACCGCCTATTACTGTAATACCAAGACCTTTCGAGATTAAACCGCCACCACCTGAACCAACTGCTAATGGAATTAATGCACCGATTGTTGCCAATGCCGTCATTAGGATTGGACGTAGGCGTGTAGCTCCTGCTTCTAGAATCGCTTCGCGCATCGTCATACCTGCTCGTTCCATATGAATAATGCGGTCGACAAGTACAATGGCGTTCGTCACAACGATACCAATTAACATTAATAACCCCATCATGACCGATACAGAAATTGTTTCACCAGCAATCCACAGACCGACAAATGAACCGATTACTGCAAACGGTAATGAGAACAGAATCGCGAATGGTGCAACACCTTCACGGAATGTTACAACGAGGATGAAGTACACGATAGCAATTGCCGCCATCATGGCTAAACCAAGTTGTGTGAATGTTTCAGTCATATCAGCTGCAGCACCTGCAACCGCTACTGTAACTCCTTTAGGTAAATCTAATTTATCTATTGCTTCATCCACTTCAGATGTCGCTTTTGTAATATCATCGCCAAGAATTGCTCCTGAAACGGTTGCATAGTATTCACCTTTACTCCGTGCAAGGGTGTTCATCGTTGTGCCTGTTTCAACTGTTACAATTTCTGAAAGTGGCACTGTTGTACCAAGCGCAGTCGGTACTTCAGTTGCCAGGATTTCATCAATTGATTTAGGTTGAGCAGCTTTTTCCTGCTTAACGATTACATCTAGTGAACTCCCGTCTTTTTCAACGGTTGTCAATACTTCCTGTGTTGTTTTTGGACTTAACATCATGACAATTTGGCCCGTCGTTAATCCATACTGCAATAATTCATCTTGTTCTACTTTGAACGTATGTTCAACATATGCATCTTCTGCACTTGAAGAAACTTCTTCCAATCCATCGTTTTCTTTCAGGACATCTTCTACCATAACAACAGCTTCATTCAGTTTATCTAAATC comes from the Paenisporosarcina antarctica genome and includes:
- a CDS encoding ketopantoate reductase family protein: MKILVVGAGAIGGYFGGRLIEKGEDVTFLVRENRKKQLEKTGLKIESVNGNIELSPRLLLAGETEEKFDVIMISTKSYQLTAAIDDIRLHLKDDGIILPLLNGISHMDELVKAFGEDMVIGGLCFIESTLNEFGTIVQTSPIHQLVYGERTGERSPRIERLKYVFEESKAEFVLSDNINQDMWHKYLFITTMSGITSLMESSIGPIRNLESGQRIISALLNEIVLIMKKINAPIKDDIADIQLKRMNGLNEGMKSSMQRDIEKSLPIEVEHLQGYLLEKAKNHNLDVPILETIYTKLTLYEEFRK